From Lolium perenne isolate Kyuss_39 chromosome 5, Kyuss_2.0, whole genome shotgun sequence, a single genomic window includes:
- the LOC127302789 gene encoding uncharacterized protein yields the protein MRPWQQWEGEGSSSGGAFESRTGESSSHVPFQPHLSPARKSSSPAPFQASPGRFQPRSLLVRESSSLVSFQPQPSPVPFQPRLSPARESRSPAPFQEQSAERFQPRSSLARESSSPVSFQPPSSLGTRLRRKSPVPYRHDPLGYTPHEFCLCKQPAGIFISWSKFPGRRYLNCMLPQSVKCDFFAWYDTNPFPQYITNLLGDLRDKLDEKDDELVALREQLQSKEQALEDSLEERMHQLEVNQNWC from the exons ATGCGGCCGTGGCAGCAGTGGGAGGGGGAGGGCAGTTCGTCCGGGGGGGCCTTCGAGTCGCGGACTGGGGAGAGCAGTTCGCATGTGCCCTTCCAGCCGCATTTGTCGCCGGCGAGGAAGAGCAGTTCGCCGGCGCCCTTCCAGGCGTCGCCGGGGCGCTTCCAGCCGCGGTCCTTGCTGGTGAGGGAGAGCAGTTCCCTGGTGTCCTTCCAGCCGCAGCCGTCGCCGGTGCCCTTCCAGCCGCGGttgtcgccggcgagagagagccGTTCGCCGGCTCCCTTCCAGGAGCAGTCGGCAGAGCGCTTCCAGCCGCGGTCCTCGCTGGCGAGGGAGAGCAGTTCCCCGGTATCCTTCCAGCCACCGTCGTCCCTAGGGACCAGGTTGCGGAGGAAGTCGCCGGTACCATACCGCCACGATCCATTGGGCTACACGCCACACGAGTTCTGCCTTTGCAAACAGCCGGCCGGAATATTCATCTCGTGGTCGAAGTTCCCAGGGAGGAGGTACCTCAATTGCATGCTTCCTCAA TCTGTCAAATGTGACTTCTTCGCCTGGTATGATACAAATCCTTTTCCTCAATATATCACCAACTTGCTCGGGGACTTGCGAGACAAGCTTGATGAGAAGGACGATGAACTGGTTGCCTTGCGAGAACAATTGCAGTCGAAGGAACAAGCACTCGAGGACTCTTTGGAAGAAAGGATGCATCAACTGGAGGTGAACCAGAACTGGTGTTAA